In Jatrophihabitans sp., a single window of DNA contains:
- the purH gene encoding bifunctional phosphoribosylaminoimidazolecarboxamide formyltransferase/IMP cyclohydrolase translates to MTRIPVRRALVSVYDKAGLAELARGLHSSGVEIVSTGSTAARVAELGIPVTTVDSVTGFPEILGGRVKTLHPHVHAGLLADQGNPEHLSTVRELGIDTFQLVVVNLYPFRETVASGASAAEIVEQIDIGGPAMVRAAAKNHGSVAVVVDPTGYPDVLAAVAAGGFDQASRQRLAGRAYAHTAAYDAAVANWFGGQAVLAEAAAESPHAESSCWSPYVGVALERAEVLRYGENPHQRAALYIQQGAEPGIAQAEQLHGKAMSFNNYVDGDAAYRAAFDFDEPCAAIVKHANPCGIALGADIAEAHALAHACDPVSAYGGVIAVNRPVTAALAAQVADVFTEVILAPAFEPEALEVLTAKKSLRLLMVPGPRPRGVEPRPISGGVLMQDADALDAPGDEPAGWTLACGTALEQAELAELEFAWRAVRAVKSNAILLASNRATVGVGMGQVNRVDSARLAVARAAERAAGSYGASDAFFPFPDGLQVLIDAGVRAVAQPGGSIRDAEVIAAAEAAGLTMYFTGTRHFAH, encoded by the coding sequence ATGACCCGAATTCCCGTTCGCCGCGCGCTGGTCAGCGTGTATGACAAGGCCGGTTTGGCCGAGCTGGCGCGGGGACTGCACTCCTCCGGCGTCGAGATCGTCTCGACCGGCTCGACAGCCGCCCGGGTCGCCGAGCTGGGCATACCGGTGACCACGGTCGACTCGGTGACCGGCTTTCCCGAGATCCTCGGTGGCCGGGTGAAGACGCTGCACCCGCACGTGCACGCCGGCCTGCTGGCCGACCAGGGCAACCCTGAGCACCTGTCCACCGTGCGAGAACTGGGCATCGACACTTTTCAGCTGGTGGTGGTGAACCTCTATCCGTTCCGCGAGACGGTCGCCTCGGGGGCGTCCGCGGCTGAGATCGTCGAGCAGATCGACATCGGCGGCCCGGCGATGGTGCGAGCCGCGGCGAAGAACCACGGCTCGGTCGCGGTGGTGGTCGACCCGACCGGCTACCCCGACGTGCTGGCCGCGGTGGCGGCGGGCGGCTTCGACCAGGCGAGTCGGCAGCGGCTGGCCGGGCGCGCCTACGCCCACACCGCCGCCTACGACGCCGCGGTCGCCAACTGGTTCGGCGGGCAGGCCGTGCTGGCCGAGGCCGCCGCCGAGTCGCCGCACGCCGAGTCGTCCTGCTGGTCGCCCTACGTCGGGGTGGCCCTGGAGCGAGCCGAGGTGCTGCGCTATGGCGAGAACCCGCACCAGCGGGCCGCGCTCTACATCCAGCAGGGCGCCGAGCCGGGCATCGCGCAGGCCGAGCAGTTGCACGGCAAGGCGATGAGCTTCAACAACTACGTCGACGGTGACGCCGCCTACCGGGCAGCCTTCGACTTCGACGAGCCCTGCGCGGCGATCGTCAAGCACGCCAACCCGTGCGGCATCGCCCTCGGGGCTGACATCGCCGAGGCGCACGCGCTGGCGCACGCCTGTGACCCGGTGTCGGCCTATGGCGGGGTGATCGCCGTCAACCGCCCGGTCACCGCGGCGCTGGCCGCGCAGGTCGCCGACGTCTTCACCGAGGTGATCCTGGCGCCGGCCTTCGAGCCGGAGGCGCTGGAGGTGCTCACGGCCAAGAAGAGCCTGCGGCTGCTGATGGTGCCCGGCCCGCGGCCACGCGGCGTCGAGCCCCGGCCCATCTCCGGCGGGGTGCTGATGCAGGACGCCGACGCCCTGGACGCCCCCGGCGACGAGCCGGCCGGCTGGACCCTGGCCTGCGGGACGGCGTTAGAGCAGGCCGAGCTGGCTGAGCTGGAGTTCGCCTGGCGCGCGGTGCGCGCCGTGAAGTCCAACGCCATCCTGCTGGCCAGCAACCGCGCCACGGTGGGGGTGGGGATGGGTCAGGTCAACCGGGTGGACTCCGCTCGGCTGGCGGTGGCCCGAGCGGCTGAGCGGGCCGCTGGCAGCTATGGCGCCTCGGACGCCTTCTTCCCGTTTCCCGACGGCTTGCAGGTGCTGATCGACGCCGGCGTCCGGGCGGTGGCGCAGCCCGGCGGCTCCATCCGGGACGCCGAGGTGATCGCCGCCGCCGAGGCCGCCGGCCTGACCATGTACTTCACCGGCACCCGGCACTTCGCGCACTGA
- a CDS encoding pentapeptide repeat-containing protein, with amino-acid sequence MSERGDHPLPAWFAEVLAGGPEIADEDFVGTDLRELSLRRLRFTRCRFDEASLDELSTEACSFTDCSFDRAELNGSSHLRTAFVACSFDRTRFNGASLIECKLTGSVFADAPLRSATVAGGDWTAVSLGGADLRELDFSDVKLVDANLTGAKLDRCVLRRADLRGLRWGQASLRDADLRGAMIEGLDPRIVDLTGARVEVEQALAFAQYLGVRIG; translated from the coding sequence ATGAGTGAGCGTGGCGATCACCCGCTGCCGGCCTGGTTCGCCGAGGTGCTGGCCGGCGGGCCGGAGATCGCCGACGAGGACTTCGTCGGCACCGACCTGCGGGAGCTGTCGCTGCGGCGACTGCGGTTCACCCGGTGCCGGTTCGACGAGGCGTCTCTGGACGAGCTCAGCACCGAGGCCTGCAGCTTCACCGACTGCAGCTTCGACCGGGCCGAGCTCAACGGCTCCTCGCACCTGCGCACCGCCTTCGTGGCGTGCTCGTTCGACCGGACCCGGTTCAACGGCGCCAGCCTGATCGAGTGCAAGCTGACCGGTTCGGTCTTCGCCGACGCGCCGCTGCGCTCGGCCACCGTCGCCGGCGGCGACTGGACCGCGGTGTCACTGGGTGGCGCGGACCTGCGCGAGCTCGACTTCAGCGACGTCAAGCTGGTGGACGCCAACCTCACCGGCGCCAAGCTGGACCGCTGCGTGCTGCGCCGGGCCGACCTGCGCGGCCTGCGCTGGGGGCAGGCGTCGTTGCGTGACGCCGATCTGCGCGGGGCGATGATCGAGGGGCTGGACCCCAGGATCGTCGACCTCACCGGCGCCCGGGTCGAGGTCGAGCAGGCCCTGGCCTTCGCCCAGTACCTCGGAGTCCGGATCGGCTGA
- the purN gene encoding phosphoribosylglycinamide formyltransferase, with protein sequence MTVRLVVLASGSGSTLQAVLDAAADPGFGARVVAAGTDRPGCPAMRRAAEAGVPTFAAPLADYADRDDWNAALAEAIAAHQPDLVLLAGFMRVLAPAIVNRFEVINTHPSLLPSFPGGHAVADALAHGVKITGVTVHRVDAGLDTGPILAQAAVPVCDGDTVDTLRQRIQLAEKPLFLDTIRQLCLDRGVPKSTEEPKS encoded by the coding sequence GTGACCGTCCGGCTAGTCGTTCTCGCATCCGGCTCGGGAAGCACTCTGCAGGCGGTGCTCGACGCTGCCGCCGACCCCGGTTTCGGCGCTCGGGTGGTGGCCGCCGGCACCGACCGGCCCGGCTGCCCGGCGATGCGGCGCGCGGCTGAGGCCGGGGTGCCGACCTTCGCGGCGCCGCTTGCCGACTACGCCGACCGCGACGACTGGAACGCCGCCCTCGCTGAGGCGATCGCCGCTCACCAGCCCGACCTGGTGCTGCTGGCCGGCTTCATGCGGGTGCTGGCCCCGGCCATCGTCAACCGGTTCGAGGTGATCAACACCCATCCGTCGCTGCTGCCCTCCTTTCCGGGCGGGCACGCGGTCGCCGACGCGCTGGCGCACGGGGTCAAGATCACCGGCGTCACCGTGCACCGGGTCGACGCGGGCCTCGACACCGGCCCGATCCTGGCTCAGGCGGCGGTGCCGGTGTGCGACGGGGACACCGTAGACACCTTGCGACAACGCATCCAGCTCGCCGAGAAGCCCTTGTTCCTGGACACGATCCGCCAGCTGTGCCTTGATCGAGGCGTACCGAAGAGCACCGAGGAGCCGAAGTCATGA